A region of Terriglobia bacterium DNA encodes the following proteins:
- a CDS encoding NADPH-dependent F420 reductase — protein MRIGILGSGLMGGKLGTIFARAGHDVVFSYARSNDKLKRLARDAPGNALAGTPAEAAKEADVLLLAVHWSRINDVVKQAGDLSGKVIVTCSLPMDTGNTKLIVANTPSGAEELAKKIPKARIVSAFNTVPSEVLFDVYEPRRKTSRPSLVYCGDEESGKTVAAELIRDAGFDPIDAGPLQIARYTEPFALLVAQLAYEGEGGPELAYRFERFGKQKMR, from the coding sequence ATGCGAATTGGCATCTTGGGTTCGGGATTGATGGGTGGCAAGCTCGGAACGATTTTCGCACGAGCTGGTCATGACGTCGTATTCAGCTACGCGCGAAGCAACGACAAACTCAAGAGGCTGGCGCGCGATGCTCCAGGCAATGCACTCGCGGGTACGCCGGCCGAAGCCGCGAAGGAAGCGGACGTCCTACTGCTGGCCGTGCACTGGTCGCGGATCAACGACGTGGTAAAGCAGGCAGGCGATTTGTCCGGGAAGGTGATCGTAACCTGCTCACTGCCGATGGATACCGGCAACACGAAACTCATCGTCGCGAACACCCCGTCGGGAGCGGAAGAACTTGCAAAGAAGATCCCCAAGGCTCGGATCGTCTCCGCATTCAACACGGTGCCCAGCGAAGTGCTCTTCGACGTGTACGAACCGCGGCGCAAGACGAGCCGACCGAGTCTCGTGTACTGCGGCGATGAGGAGAGCGGCAAAACTGTGGCCGCTGAGTTGATTCGCGACGCGGGATTCGATCCCATCGATGCCGGGCCTTTACAGATCGCGCGTTACACGGAGCCGTTCGCGCTCCTTGTCGCGCAACTTGCATACGAGGGGGAAGGCGGACCGGAACTGGCGTATCGGTTTGAGCGGTTTGGAAAACAGAAGATGAGGTGA
- a CDS encoding AraC family transcriptional regulator produces MPECTIQARAVLKILDAVRRAEVRSGELFDTVKLDTSALDDPEARIPYHTLVTLYEQGSRLTGDDAFGLHLAERITPQMFDVVGYAAMNSPTLGEALMRVIRYDRIWTDGSKYRLEREGPIVRILYEYTSPDPKNCRQECEASLAGLVCVGRSLTGVRWTPLEVNFKHPCPGDTSEHGRIFGAPVRFLMPANEMVLDRQLLDQPLVKADLGLCAVLDRHATEMLDGLPRQVDLIARLRRTLAQSLRGGSPGVEALARELGMSTRTLQRRLSEEGTSYHRLLEDLRHDLSRKYLLEPGLATGEVAYLLGFSEPSAFHRAFRQWTGMTPGDYRQRTRRT; encoded by the coding sequence ATGCCTGAGTGTACCATCCAAGCAAGAGCCGTCCTCAAGATCCTTGATGCCGTTCGAAGGGCGGAGGTTCGCTCCGGCGAGCTTTTCGACACCGTGAAACTCGATACGAGCGCGTTGGACGACCCCGAGGCGCGGATACCCTACCATACGCTGGTCACCCTTTATGAACAGGGTTCACGCCTGACGGGCGACGATGCGTTTGGTCTTCATCTTGCCGAACGGATCACCCCTCAGATGTTCGATGTGGTGGGTTACGCAGCGATGAACAGTCCCACCCTGGGGGAAGCCCTGATGAGAGTCATCCGTTACGATCGGATTTGGACCGATGGCTCAAAATACCGCCTCGAGCGAGAGGGACCCATCGTTCGCATTCTTTATGAGTATACGAGTCCTGATCCCAAGAACTGTCGGCAAGAATGTGAAGCCAGTTTGGCCGGCCTCGTGTGCGTCGGCCGCTCGCTCACAGGGGTCCGATGGACGCCCCTCGAGGTCAATTTCAAACACCCTTGCCCCGGGGATACCAGCGAGCATGGGAGGATTTTCGGAGCGCCGGTCCGATTCCTAATGCCGGCGAACGAAATGGTCCTCGACCGGCAGTTGCTGGATCAACCCTTGGTCAAGGCCGACTTGGGCCTTTGCGCAGTCCTCGACAGGCACGCCACCGAGATGTTAGACGGACTTCCACGGCAGGTCGATCTTATTGCACGCCTCCGCCGGACCTTGGCTCAGTCTCTGCGCGGGGGTAGCCCTGGCGTTGAAGCCCTGGCCCGGGAATTGGGAATGAGCACACGGACGCTCCAAAGAAGGCTGAGTGAGGAAGGAACTTCGTATCATCGCTTGCTTGAGGACTTGCGCCACGACCTTTCCAGGAAGTACCTTCTGGAACCGGGATTAGCGACCGGGGAAGTGGCTTACCTGCTCGGTTTCTCGGAGCCGAGTGCGTTTCATCGGGCCTTCCGACAGTGGACCGGGATGACACCAGGAGATTACCGCCAGCGAACTCGCCGGACGTGA
- a CDS encoding DUF2911 domain-containing protein, with protein sequence MKISWRWVVLFLGVVILCLAMAGVLRFAQTRKRGSAEVTINGKTVSINYGHPRLKGRNVFALAETGDVWRLGMNQATEITSSGDLVVGGKELKAGKYSLWARKTDADSWVLAFHPKTGIWGEPAMTHGFVAETPLKTEPASDSAELLLISLAEVNGQPQITIHWGKASLVGSFGVK encoded by the coding sequence GTGAAAATTTCCTGGCGATGGGTAGTTCTATTTCTGGGCGTGGTGATTCTTTGCCTGGCGATGGCAGGGGTACTGCGTTTTGCCCAGACGAGGAAACGAGGTTCTGCCGAGGTGACGATTAACGGGAAAACCGTTTCCATCAATTATGGACACCCGCGCCTCAAAGGCCGGAATGTGTTCGCATTGGCAGAGACCGGAGACGTGTGGCGGCTGGGAATGAATCAAGCCACCGAAATCACTTCGTCCGGCGACCTCGTGGTCGGCGGGAAAGAGTTGAAGGCCGGAAAATATTCTTTGTGGGCCAGGAAGACCGACGCGGACAGTTGGGTCCTGGCGTTTCATCCCAAGACTGGGATCTGGGGCGAGCCGGCGATGACCCATGGTTTCGTTGCCGAGACACCCTTGAAAACGGAACCCGCCTCCGACTCCGCTGAACTGCTGCTGATCTCGCTGGCAGAGGTGAATGGCCAACCCCAGATTACGATTCATTGGGGGAAGGCATCTTTGGTCGGAAGTTTCGGAGTGAAATAG
- a CDS encoding ABC transporter ATP-binding protein — protein sequence MRLAIDRVSKRYGRSIWALRDFTLDLGPGVHALLGPNGAGKTTLMNILATISRPTEGVVNWNGIDLARDPDALRRVLGYLPQDFGVYPNLNAVEFLEYLAAVKGLDTRAARRRIDELLSLLNLHQVRKRMLGGFSGGMKQRVGIAQALLNDPQLLIVDEPTAGLDPEERVRFRGLLAELSGERIVLLSTHIVSDVEASATHIALILQGRLLSHLSPEQLLATVEGKVWECVVASADLPALKQRYIVGGTTRRSDGVRVRIVAPHPPERATAAAPTLEDAYLLAMSTRSQETHA from the coding sequence TTGCGCCTCGCCATCGATCGCGTCAGTAAACGGTACGGCCGCAGCATATGGGCCTTGCGTGATTTCACCCTCGATCTCGGTCCCGGCGTCCACGCGCTGCTCGGGCCCAACGGCGCCGGTAAGACCACGCTGATGAACATTCTCGCCACCATCAGCCGTCCCACCGAAGGCGTGGTCAACTGGAACGGCATCGATCTCGCGCGCGATCCCGACGCCCTTCGCCGCGTGCTCGGCTACCTGCCGCAGGATTTCGGCGTTTATCCCAACCTGAACGCGGTCGAATTTCTGGAGTACCTGGCCGCTGTCAAAGGCCTCGACACCCGGGCCGCTCGCCGTCGCATCGACGAACTGCTTTCGCTTTTGAACCTGCACCAGGTTCGCAAACGGATGCTGGGAGGCTTTTCCGGCGGCATGAAGCAGCGCGTCGGCATCGCTCAGGCGTTGCTCAACGATCCGCAACTGCTCATCGTCGACGAACCTACCGCGGGCCTCGATCCTGAAGAGCGCGTGCGCTTCCGCGGCCTGCTGGCCGAACTCTCGGGCGAGCGCATCGTGCTGCTTTCGACTCATATCGTCTCCGACGTTGAAGCTTCGGCGACGCACATTGCACTCATCTTGCAGGGCCGCCTGCTGTCCCATCTCTCGCCTGAGCAGTTGCTCGCCACTGTGGAAGGCAAAGTCTGGGAATGTGTCGTGGCGAGCGCGGACCTGCCTGCGCTCAAGCAGAGGTACATTGTGGGGGGAACCACGCGCCGCAGCGACGGAGTAAGGGTGCGCATCGTGGCCCCGCATCCGCCCGAGCGCGCCACCGCCGCTGCGCCCACCCTGGAAGACGCCTACCTGCTGGCCATGTCCACCCGGTCCCAGGAGACGCACGCATGA
- a CDS encoding OmpA family protein encodes MASLRDPYQELGRKQATVSWDQPVKLALWVQNGRIRVFTNGEKQLDFNQVNLPPIDSVELAHDFYGSNQAISYRMVRFAESTPDFSQVIASSGRYVTHGILFDTDSDHLKPESAPVIQSIARGLETNPNLKLLIEGHTDSVGNAAQNLELSKRRAEAVKTVLVSQFQVDSERLTTTGLGSTKPIDSNDTPQGRAQNRRVEFVKQ; translated from the coding sequence GTGGCCTCGCTGAGAGATCCGTATCAGGAGTTAGGGCGCAAACAAGCGACCGTGAGTTGGGACCAACCGGTCAAGCTGGCCCTCTGGGTGCAGAATGGGCGGATCCGGGTCTTCACCAACGGCGAGAAGCAGCTCGACTTCAATCAGGTGAATCTGCCGCCGATCGACAGCGTCGAGCTCGCCCACGATTTCTACGGCAGCAACCAGGCGATCAGCTACCGCATGGTTCGGTTCGCTGAGTCCACGCCCGATTTCAGTCAGGTCATCGCCTCCTCGGGCCGATATGTCACTCACGGGATTCTGTTCGACACCGACAGCGACCACCTCAAGCCGGAGTCGGCCCCGGTCATTCAAAGTATTGCGCGCGGTCTCGAGACCAATCCGAACTTGAAGCTGCTGATCGAAGGACATACCGACTCGGTCGGTAATGCGGCCCAGAACCTGGAATTGTCCAAGCGGCGCGCCGAAGCCGTCAAGACCGTGCTCGTCTCGCAATTCCAAGTGGACTCGGAGCGCCTGACGACCACCGGCTTGGGATCGACAAAGCCGATCGACTCCAACGATACCCCCCAGGGACGTGCGCAAAATCGACGGGTGGAATTCGTCAAACAGTAG
- a CDS encoding AraC family transcriptional regulator, translated as MNKHFRVSGSTFLKLEDRGVPACVVLRRAGLPRGFIEQPRMLLSTEELFALWRAVGEVSTNPAIGLLLGTETKTERFHPIGLAALSSENFGGAMEQMARYKQLTCPEEILQETDYLNNSLLELNEIAYLLGYEDANSFVRAFRTWEGVPPARWREAQRAKAASEPVSIGSKEEQCKSEKLEKAIWKSLLSDSAAWE; from the coding sequence ATGAATAAGCACTTTCGAGTTTCTGGGAGCACTTTCCTCAAGCTGGAAGACCGGGGAGTCCCGGCCTGTGTGGTCCTGCGCAGAGCCGGACTTCCCCGGGGATTTATCGAGCAACCGCGGATGCTCCTCAGCACCGAGGAACTCTTTGCCCTGTGGCGTGCCGTGGGCGAAGTCAGCACCAACCCCGCGATTGGCCTTCTGCTCGGAACGGAAACGAAGACCGAACGATTCCATCCCATCGGTCTCGCCGCTCTCTCATCAGAGAACTTCGGTGGCGCCATGGAGCAAATGGCTCGCTACAAACAGCTCACCTGCCCGGAAGAGATCCTGCAGGAAACGGACTATCTCAATAACTCCCTCCTCGAATTGAATGAAATTGCGTACCTGCTCGGATACGAGGACGCAAACTCCTTCGTTCGCGCTTTCCGCACCTGGGAAGGAGTTCCACCCGCTCGCTGGCGCGAAGCACAGCGGGCAAAGGCAGCATCAGAACCGGTCTCGATTGGTAGCAAGGAGGAGCAATGCAAAAGCGAAAAATTGGAAAAAGCAATCTGGAAGTCTCTGCTCTCGGACTCGGCTGCATGGGAATGA
- a CDS encoding NAD(P)-dependent alcohol dehydrogenase: MYTTKAYAATSAASPLALTTIGRRDSTEHDVQIEILFCGICHSDLHQVRNEWSGFLPTVYPCVPGHEIVGRVTRVGSAVTKFKPGDLAAVGCMVDSDGTCPECLAGLEQFCPNVIYTYNLPDKHLGGVTYGGYSESIVVDQRFVLRVPSNLKLAGAAPLLCAGITTYSPMRHWGVTPGKKVGVVGLGGLGHMGVKFAHALGAHVVVFTTSPSKKEDAIRLGADEMQKHGGSFDFILDAVSADHDINAYLNLLRRDGNLTLVGAPEKPLAVTAFGLIMGRRSLSGSPIGGIAETQEMLDFCGKHNITADVEVIPIQKVNEAYERLLKSDVKYRFSIDMASLKSE, encoded by the coding sequence ATGTACACCACAAAAGCTTACGCCGCCACAAGTGCGGCATCGCCGCTGGCCCTCACCACGATCGGGCGGCGCGATTCAACTGAACACGACGTACAGATCGAAATCCTTTTCTGCGGTATCTGCCACTCCGACCTCCATCAAGTCCGCAACGAGTGGAGCGGATTCCTGCCCACCGTCTACCCCTGCGTCCCCGGCCACGAAATCGTCGGCCGCGTCACCCGCGTCGGCTCCGCGGTCACCAAGTTCAAGCCTGGCGACCTGGCCGCAGTCGGCTGCATGGTGGACTCGGACGGCACCTGCCCCGAGTGCCTGGCAGGACTCGAACAGTTCTGCCCGAACGTAATCTACACCTACAACCTTCCCGACAAGCATCTGGGAGGCGTGACGTACGGCGGCTACTCCGAGAGCATCGTTGTCGATCAGCGGTTCGTTCTCCGCGTTCCCTCGAACCTCAAACTCGCCGGAGCGGCTCCTTTGCTTTGCGCCGGAATCACCACTTACTCGCCGATGCGCCATTGGGGCGTCACCCCGGGCAAGAAAGTGGGTGTGGTCGGACTCGGTGGCCTCGGTCACATGGGCGTGAAGTTTGCACATGCGCTCGGAGCGCACGTTGTGGTCTTCACGACTTCACCGAGCAAGAAGGAAGATGCCATCCGCCTCGGGGCAGACGAGATGCAGAAGCATGGTGGCAGCTTTGACTTCATTCTCGATGCTGTCTCCGCGGATCACGACATCAATGCTTACCTCAATCTGCTGCGCCGCGATGGCAACCTCACCCTGGTCGGCGCGCCGGAGAAGCCCCTCGCGGTTACGGCATTCGGCCTGATCATGGGCCGCCGCAGTCTCTCCGGCTCGCCCATCGGCGGCATCGCCGAAACCCAGGAGATGCTCGACTTCTGCGGGAAGCACAACATCACCGCGGATGTCGAAGTCATCCCCATCCAGAAGGTCAATGAAGCTTACGAGAGACTGCTCAAGTCCGATGTAAAGTACCGCTTCTCGATCGACATGGCATCTCTCAAATCCGAGTGA
- a CDS encoding aldo/keto reductase, with product MQKRKIGKSNLEVSALGLGCMGMSFGYGPAVDKQTGIALIRSAVERGVTFFDTAEAYGPFANEELVGEAVGPFRGKVVIATKFGFKFDANGKQAGLDSRPEHIKEVAEASLKRLKTDVIDLFYQHRVDPNVPIEDVAGAVKELIQQGKVKHFGLSEAGVQTIRRAHAVQPVTAVQSEYSLWWRRPEEEGLPTLEELGIGFVPFSPLGKGFLTGKIDENTKFDSADFRNIVPRFTPEARKANQALVDLLTNVAERKKATPAQIALAWLLAQKPWIVPIPGTTKLHRLEENLGAASVELTSDDLRDIDGASSKIKVEGARYPERLEQMTGR from the coding sequence ATGCAAAAGCGAAAAATTGGAAAAAGCAATCTGGAAGTCTCTGCTCTCGGACTCGGCTGCATGGGAATGAGCTTTGGGTATGGCCCGGCCGTGGACAAGCAGACGGGAATCGCGCTAATCCGGTCGGCCGTCGAACGCGGCGTGACATTCTTCGATACCGCTGAAGCATACGGCCCGTTCGCCAACGAAGAACTTGTGGGCGAAGCGGTCGGTCCCTTCCGCGGGAAGGTGGTGATCGCAACGAAGTTCGGGTTCAAGTTCGATGCCAACGGGAAGCAGGCTGGTCTGGATAGCCGCCCGGAGCACATCAAGGAGGTCGCCGAGGCCTCCCTTAAGCGACTCAAGACCGATGTCATCGATCTGTTCTATCAACACCGTGTCGATCCGAACGTACCCATCGAAGACGTGGCGGGAGCCGTGAAGGAGTTGATCCAGCAGGGCAAGGTGAAGCACTTCGGCCTTTCAGAGGCAGGGGTGCAGACGATCCGCCGCGCACACGCGGTTCAGCCCGTCACCGCAGTTCAGAGCGAATACTCGCTGTGGTGGAGACGCCCTGAAGAGGAGGGGTTGCCGACCCTGGAAGAACTCGGGATCGGATTCGTTCCATTTAGCCCCCTGGGTAAGGGCTTCCTCACGGGCAAGATCGACGAAAATACGAAGTTCGATAGTGCCGATTTTCGCAACATCGTCCCTCGCTTTACCCCGGAAGCTCGAAAAGCGAATCAGGCCTTGGTTGATTTGCTTACCAACGTCGCAGAACGGAAGAAGGCGACACCTGCTCAGATCGCGCTTGCTTGGTTGCTTGCGCAGAAGCCTTGGATCGTTCCAATCCCCGGGACGACGAAGCTTCATCGCCTGGAAGAGAACCTGGGAGCGGCTTCTGTCGAGCTCACATCCGACGATCTCCGTGACATCGATGGCGCCTCCTCAAAGATCAAGGTCGAAGGGGCCCGGTACCCGGAAAGACTGGAGCAAATGACCGGTCGCTGA
- a CDS encoding S53 family peptidase — MKSRILFLLTLALFLLGTAPLPGQEPIERVAARIHIPDSSLERAEDAGMRAHTNHIVVLNAETAAKRFAASLPAGENPASLRPVYGLPSTGGSHVIAIVDAFDYPTAENDLGVFSSTFGLPPCTTSNGCFQKVFAGGRRPRSNCGWAQEAALDIEWAHAMAPSARIILVEARSSSFADLFQAVDVASNLVSPNGTGLGEVSMSWGGSEFSTEASNDSHFTRVGIVYFAASGDTGGVRIYPGVSPNVVSAGGTRINRDAAGNFVSETGWSGSGGGPSAFEPRPGYQNGIGTIVGSKRGAPDYSFDADPNSGVAVYDSTSCQGLVGWLVFGGTSVASPSLAGIVNLAGHFFSNSNAELTTMYTDPLQSADFRDILSGTAGSFSAKAGWDFVTGIGSNQGTLGK, encoded by the coding sequence GTGAAATCCCGAATTCTGTTTTTGTTGACGCTTGCACTGTTCTTGTTGGGAACCGCTCCACTCCCCGGCCAAGAGCCGATCGAGAGAGTAGCGGCACGGATCCATATCCCCGACTCCAGCCTGGAGCGGGCGGAAGATGCTGGCATGAGGGCCCACACCAATCACATCGTCGTGCTCAACGCTGAGACGGCCGCCAAGCGTTTCGCCGCGTCCCTGCCCGCCGGGGAAAATCCTGCATCCCTTCGCCCCGTTTATGGGCTGCCCTCGACCGGGGGCTCCCATGTGATTGCGATTGTCGATGCCTTCGACTACCCCACTGCCGAAAACGACCTCGGTGTCTTTTCCAGCACCTTTGGTCTACCTCCCTGTACAACCTCCAACGGATGTTTTCAGAAGGTCTTCGCGGGGGGCCGCCGGCCCCGAAGCAATTGCGGCTGGGCGCAGGAAGCCGCCCTCGATATTGAATGGGCCCACGCCATGGCCCCCAGCGCTCGCATCATCCTGGTGGAGGCGCGCTCCAGTTCGTTTGCGGACTTGTTCCAGGCGGTGGATGTCGCCAGCAACCTGGTCAGCCCCAATGGCACCGGGTTGGGCGAGGTCTCCATGAGCTGGGGCGGCAGTGAGTTCTCGACCGAGGCCAGCAATGACTCTCACTTCACCCGGGTGGGAATTGTCTACTTCGCCGCCAGCGGCGATACCGGCGGAGTCAGGATCTATCCGGGAGTTTCCCCCAATGTGGTTTCAGCCGGAGGCACGCGCATTAATCGAGATGCGGCCGGCAACTTTGTCAGCGAGACGGGCTGGAGCGGCAGTGGCGGGGGTCCCAGCGCGTTTGAGCCTCGTCCCGGATATCAAAATGGAATTGGAACCATCGTCGGGTCCAAGCGGGGCGCTCCGGATTACTCCTTTGATGCGGACCCAAACTCCGGCGTGGCGGTCTATGACAGCACCTCCTGCCAGGGTCTGGTCGGGTGGCTGGTTTTTGGGGGAACCAGCGTGGCGTCTCCTTCGCTGGCGGGCATCGTAAATCTGGCGGGTCACTTTTTCAGCAACTCAAACGCCGAACTGACGACCATGTACACGGATCCGCTCCAATCCGCCGACTTCCGTGACATCCTGAGCGGCACGGCCGGAAGCTTCAGTGCAAAGGCCGGATGGGACTTTGTGACCGGGATCGGAAGCAACCAGGGAACGTTGGGGAAGTAG
- a CDS encoding serine/threonine-protein phosphatase, translated as MDTLRLDFGDIAAGLFVSSLGLIAVVISLFRLRRKDFSLLNFGLFCSLNGIRWLVETPTMKTLVGFPFTFPYFHGLLTYALVIPFSAFLVDIFGRGLYDSMRWVFRSTIVYTVAAIAYDLVRPGPLSDVSINSTLVVLWCFVWIVNVLFVGKERDAELRVLRIVFLTTLVSVAIDNLVKRSALPWGVHLEHPGFLVLCVGLGYVAVHHFFSNERKLLAIEQEVEIARRIQHANLPVNLRSPGGVEIAAKYAPMSTVAGDFYDIKIKEETGVGLLIADVSGHGVGAALIGSMLKIAFASQEESISNPARVLTEINRILQGKLEQSFVTACFLFVDITNGKIWYASAGHPPPVLWRKSTREISRLSQGGLILGPFPNAIYENTALDIVKGDRLVLYTDGITETSSKTGELFGQDRLEALIKDCSSDSADRAADQFIEHLSKWSGRSHGTSLDDDLTLIILDVVSEPGVLSLRANRISNGSDQSKAV; from the coding sequence ATGGACACTCTCAGGCTCGATTTTGGGGATATTGCGGCCGGATTGTTTGTCTCGTCTCTCGGGCTGATTGCAGTCGTCATTTCTCTCTTTCGCCTGAGACGCAAGGATTTCTCGCTCCTCAACTTCGGCCTCTTCTGCTCTCTCAATGGGATCCGATGGTTGGTCGAGACCCCGACGATGAAGACGTTGGTCGGCTTCCCGTTCACCTTTCCATATTTCCACGGCCTGCTCACCTATGCGCTCGTGATCCCGTTTTCCGCCTTTCTCGTCGACATCTTCGGGCGCGGCTTGTACGACTCGATGCGGTGGGTCTTCCGCTCCACGATCGTCTATACCGTCGCCGCCATCGCGTATGACCTGGTCCGCCCGGGGCCTCTGTCGGACGTCTCGATCAACTCGACCCTGGTGGTTCTGTGGTGTTTTGTATGGATTGTGAACGTCCTCTTCGTTGGAAAAGAGCGGGATGCCGAATTGCGTGTATTGCGGATCGTGTTTTTGACGACCCTGGTGTCTGTAGCCATTGATAATCTCGTGAAGAGAAGCGCCCTTCCCTGGGGAGTACACCTCGAGCACCCAGGCTTTCTTGTGTTGTGTGTCGGCCTGGGATATGTCGCAGTGCACCACTTCTTTTCCAACGAAAGAAAATTGCTGGCCATCGAACAGGAAGTCGAAATCGCCCGGCGGATCCAGCATGCCAACCTCCCTGTCAATCTCCGTTCTCCCGGTGGCGTCGAGATCGCGGCAAAGTATGCTCCCATGTCGACAGTCGCGGGAGATTTCTACGATATCAAGATCAAAGAAGAAACCGGGGTGGGTCTCCTGATCGCCGATGTCTCCGGACATGGCGTAGGCGCGGCTCTGATTGGCTCGATGCTGAAGATCGCGTTCGCCTCCCAGGAAGAGTCCATTTCCAATCCAGCAAGAGTGCTTACGGAGATTAACCGCATTCTCCAGGGGAAGCTGGAACAATCCTTCGTCACCGCGTGTTTCCTTTTCGTGGATATCACCAACGGAAAGATATGGTACGCCAGTGCAGGACATCCGCCACCGGTCTTGTGGAGAAAATCGACGAGGGAGATCAGTCGACTTTCGCAGGGGGGTCTGATCTTGGGTCCATTTCCAAACGCCATTTACGAGAACACCGCACTGGACATTGTTAAGGGCGACCGGTTAGTCCTCTATACCGACGGAATCACTGAAACAAGCAGCAAGACGGGAGAATTGTTCGGACAGGATCGCCTGGAGGCGCTTATCAAAGACTGTTCCTCTGATTCAGCCGACCGCGCGGCGGACCAATTCATCGAACATCTTTCGAAGTGGTCGGGCAGATCACACGGAACGTCGTTGGATGACGATCTCACACTCATTATCCTCGATGTGGTTTCTGAACCTGGTGTCCTGTCGCTTCGTGCGAATAGGATAAGCAACGGGTCGGACCAATCTAAGGCGGTGTAG
- a CDS encoding HU family DNA-binding protein gives MSNDFIHSKTQLVQALAKASGVNNKSAKVMLDSLASIAIREVKRSGQFVIPGLGKLVKVSRKARMGRNPATGEAIKIPAKQVVKFRVAKAARDSVLPSKKK, from the coding sequence TTGAGCAACGATTTCATCCACTCCAAGACTCAGCTGGTCCAGGCACTGGCCAAGGCGAGCGGAGTCAACAACAAGTCGGCCAAGGTCATGCTGGACTCCCTGGCCAGCATCGCCATTCGAGAAGTGAAGCGATCCGGTCAGTTTGTGATTCCGGGTCTTGGAAAACTGGTGAAGGTCAGTCGGAAGGCGCGAATGGGGCGCAACCCTGCTACCGGTGAAGCGATCAAGATTCCCGCCAAGCAGGTCGTGAAATTCCGTGTGGCCAAGGCCGCCAGAGATTCGGTTTTGCCCTCTAAGAAGAAATAA